A genomic segment from Oryctolagus cuniculus chromosome 14, mOryCun1.1, whole genome shotgun sequence encodes:
- the F2RL1 gene encoding proteinase-activated receptor 2 codes for MRVRSAAWLLGGALLLAASASCSGTDPGTNKTSKGRSLIGRNTGSSAVTGKGVPVQPGLSVDEFSESVLRGKLTTVFLPVVYTLVFVVGLPSNAMALWVFIFRSKKKHAAVIYMANLAVADLLSVLWFPLKIAYHVHGNHWVYGEALCKVLVGFFYGNMYCSILFMTCLSVQRYWVIVNPMVHPGRAARLALGVSLGIWLLILLVTIPLYVVRQTVHIPALNITTCHDVLPKDVLVGDMFSYFLSLAIGVFLFPAFLTASAYVLMIRTLRSSAMDENSGKKRRRAVRLVITVLAMYLICFTPSNLLLVVHYFLIRTRGQSHVYALYLGALCLSTLNSCIDPFVYYFVSQDFRDHAKNALLCRSVRTVKRMQVSLSSQKVSWKSSSYSSSSTSVKTSY; via the exons ATGCGCGTCCGGAGTGCGGCGTGGCTGCTGGGGGGCGCGCTCCTGCTGGCGGCCTCGGCCTCCTGCAGCGGCACAGACCCAG GGACCAACAAGACCTCTAAGGGGCGGAGTCTGATCGGCAGGAACACCGGCTCCTCGGCCGTCACTGGGAAGGGCGTCCCAGTGCAGCCGGGGCTCTCCGTGGACGAGTTCTCCGAGTCCGTGCTCAGGGGGAAGCTGACCACCGTCTTCCTCCCCGTGGTCTACACGCTGGTGTTCGTGGTCGGCTTGCCGAGCAACGCCATGGCCCTGTGGGTCTTCATTTTCCGCAGCAAGAAGAAGCACGCCGCCGTGATCTACATGGCCAACCTGGCCGTGGCCGACCTCCTGTCGGTGCTCTGGTTCCCTCTGAAGATCGCCTACCACGTGCACGGCAACCACTGGGTGTACGGGGAGGCCCTGTGCAAGGTGCTGGTGGGCTTCTTCTACGGCAACATGTACTGCTCCATCCTCTTCATGACCTGCCTCAGCGTGCAGCGCTACTGGGTCATCGTGAACCCCATGGTGCACCCCGGCAGGGCGGCCAGGCTGGCCCTCGGCGTCTCCCTGGGGATATGGCTGCTCATCCTGCTGGTCACCATCCCCTTGTACGTCGTGCGGCAGACCGTCCACATCCCGGCCCTGAACATCACCACCTGCCACGACGTGCTGCCCAAGGACGTGCTGGTGGGAGACATGTTCAGCTACTTCCTCTCGCTGGCCATCGGGGTCTTCCTCTTCCCGGCCTTCCTCACGGCCTCCGCCTACGTGCTCATGATCAGGACGCTCCGCTCCTCGGCCATGGACGAGAACTCGGGCaagaagcggcgcagagccgtgCGGCTGGTCATCACCGTGCTGGCCATGTACCTCATCTGCTTCACGCCCAGCAACCTTCTGCTGGTGGTGCACTACTTCCTCATCCGCACCCGGGGCCAGAGCCACGTGTACGCCCTCTACCTGGGCGCCCTCTGCCTGTCCACCCTCAACAGCTGCATCGACCCCTTCGTCTACTACTTCGTGTCGCAGGACTTCCGGGACCACGCCAAGAACGCGCTCCTGTGTCGCAGCGTGCGGACCGTGAAGCGGATGCAAGTGTCCCTCAGCTCCCAGAAGGTCTCCTGGAAGTCCAGCTCCTACTCCTCAAGCTCCACCAGCGTCAAAACCTCCTACTGA